The uncultured Paludibaculum sp. sequence AGCCAGCCGTCCCGCGGCAACAGCTCTTCGTCCATAAGGCCTTTGTATTCGTCGAGATAGTGGCGCCGGACCGTCTCGCAGATACGCAGGTTCGGCACGGCCGCCGCGAAATGGGCGCTCGCCCAATGCAGCACCGGCCCCCCACAGTTGTGCGGAGCCACCGGCAGATACTGCGACTCAGCCAGCACCGCGATCTTCCGGCCCTGTGTAAAGCCGCCGCACCAGGCCAAATCGGGCATCACCACCCGCGCCGCCCTCAGTTCGAGCAGTTCCCGGAACTGCCATATCGTCATCAGACGCTCGCTCAGGCACAGGGGCAGGCTCGTGGCTAAGGCCAATTCCCGATACGCCGCCATGTTGTCCTGCGGCAGCATCTCCTCCAGCCACATGGGTTTCAGCGGCTCCAGCGCCTGGGCGATCTGAATGGCGCAAGGCAAATTCCAGAACCCGTGGAACTCCATGGCCACTTCCATGCTGTCGCCCAACTCGGCCCGGATCGCTTCGAACCCCGCCAGGCCGCGCCTCATCTGCTCCGCCGTGATCCAGTGCCCGCCGGTCTCGCGGGCAATCGGGTCGAACGGCCAGATCTTCATGGCGTGGATGCCCATCTCCGCCAGCGATCGCGCCAGTTCAACCGGCTGCGTCAGAAAGTCGTAGTGGTCGTAACAGGTGTTGTAGATCCGGATTCGGTCCCGGCACGGGCCGCCGAGCATCTTGTAGATAGGCTGCCCGGCCGCCTGCCCGGCCAAGTCCCACAAGGCGATGTCGATCGCGCTCATCGCACGCATCTCCGCGCCGGCCCAGCCACTGTAGGCGACCTCCAGAAACAGGTCGGCCCAGATCTTTTCGATGGAAAGGGGGTCCCGCCCAATCAGCCGGGGCGCGAGCCGGTCCAGGACGACGGCTTGTTCGCTGGCGGGGTGGGGATAGGTCTCGCCCAACCCGATCAATCCTTCATCTGTATGGATTCGAACCCACAGCCAGCCGATGGGGCCTGCGTGCACGGTCAAACCGCGACGCAGGCGCACCGTTTCGACTGATGTGATCTTCATCCGTGGAGGATCGAGAGGCTAAGCGTGTCCACCGGGGCGGCCCTGCGAGGTTACAGGGGTTCGGGGAACTTCAGATTGGATTTCGAGAGCGCGCGTCCTAACATTTCTGCCGCCTCGGGCTCTTTCATAGCCCTCGACGTCGCCAGTTCGGTCACCAGCATGATCCTTGCTCGGTCGAGCATCTTCTTTTCACGGAAAGAGAGCGGTTTCGCGGACTGAAGCCGCACTAGGCACTTCAGCACCTCCGCCACCTCAAGGAGACTGCCGCTCTGCATCTTGGCGGAGTTTTCCTTGAATCGGTCTTTCCAGTCGTGACAACTCTTGCTGTCGCCAGTTGCCAGATAGTTCAGGACTTTGGTGATCTCACCGTTCTTGGTCACCTTCCGCAAGCCGACCACGTCGACATGCGAGAACGGAACCATAACGGTAAGACTGTTATAGGAGAGACGGAGGAGATAAAACTTCTCGGATTGAATACCGAAGGAGCGAGAACTGATGTTCTCGATTGTGCCTACTCCATGGTTCGGGTAGACCACCTTCTCACCGACTTGAAAGGTCATGCACGGACCTCGCTGCCACTATCCTGAGGTTGTAGATAAATCTACATTACGGTAGAACCCAACTGTAAACTGCCCGTACCTGAATGTCAATGGGAAAGAGTGGCAAAGCCCTCATTCGCTGGCATTTACCCAGGTTAATCCCATCTGGCATGACAGCTACCAACGTTACATTTCGGACTCGAACATCTGCTGAATACAAAGATACCACACCCTGCAAGTGTTACCTTCACCGTGACTTTGTAAGGGGTTACGGGACACGCTCGCTTTACCCCATGGACTTGCGGACAAAGTCAAGATTGCGCCTCATATCGTTAGCGATCACTTTCGACGGCGAACTCGTCTCCAGGTTCGCAAACCCCGTGAAGCCCAGGGCCATGATTCGTTTCATAACCTCGGGGAAGTTAATGCTTCCCTCCCCCAGGTACCCCTTGTCCTTCAGGTGGAACTGACAGATCCGCGAGGCCCCCAGCCAGGGGATCTCCTTCAGCACGTCAAAGCCCCCGTTTGTGGAATTCCCCACATCATAGTAGACTTTGAGATGCTTGCTGGCCACACGGTCCAGAATCCGCACGTTGTCCTCGGCCGAAATCGTATCTTCCAGTCCGAGCAGGATGCCCGCCTTCTCCGCTTCCTTGGCGTACTCCTTCAGAACGTCGCCTACATACTCCTGCTCCGCCCTGGTCTCCAGTGCACCCTTGCCGAAAAACGGCAGCAGCACCACTCGCGCGTTGAGCTTCTTCGTGATGGGGATCGAGTCACCCACCCACTTCTGCCCCTGCTTGTCGTTCTTGAGATAGTTGACGTGCAGAATGTCCAGGCAGGTCCCGGCCAGGGCGATCTTCTGCTCCTTGGCGGCCGCCACATACTTGGCGATCAGCTCGGCATTGTCCAGTGGCAGCTTCCCGTCCACCGGCTTCCGCCCCAGACTCACCTCGACGCCCTCGAACCCTAACTGCGCCGCCGTGGCCACCGCTCCAACCTCACCCGCCATCCTCAGATTCCAGTCCGTGACGCCGATTCGGAGCTTGCTTTTGGCACCACTCAGAACAGACCCGCCGGCAAGGGCGGAGGTGGCCAGAAACTGGCGGCGGTTTAGCATGCAGTACGCACCTTTCGATAGCGTTGGGCCAAACAGAAGCTTAGCCCACTACAACACCGGGCGCAATGCCCGCCAATCGACGCTTTTCGAGCCTTGGTACTAGTCGTTGGTCGCCTGCGAACGCCGCGTTCTGCAGCTCCACACTCTGCACTTTCGTGGCGGCGGTCAGTGCCAGATCCACCCATTCCATCTTCAGCAGCCCACCTTCAAGTTTCGAAACAGGCGTGGAATCGGGAAACTCGCCGGCCCCGTCGGCCAACTCCAGCGCGAACGCCGCATACGCTGCAGGCAGTCCGCTCCACCGCACGCGCTTCGGCGCATCGGCCGGCTTCAGATCCAAAGTAGCGGTCACGCTCTGCGTCGTCTTGGACATCTTCAATTCGGGCCGATGCGCGCCCCAACGCGCGTCCAGAATCCGGAAGCGGAGCTGCAGATTCTTCGACTTTACAAAAAGCGTGTTCTCCACCAGCTCGGTCGTGAACGCGTCCAGGCCCTCGATGTCGAACTCGACAAACATCCGCCCACAGTCGAACTCGCCGTTCTGAATAGGATCCAGCGAGATGTGCTTATCCCCGCCCGGGTTCCGGAAGTTGATCATCCCCAACACACGCGGGCCTCGCTGCGCGCTGAAGAACAGCGCCGACGAGAAATCGTAGCCGTCCTTCACCACCCGCAGCTGGATCGTGCGTGCTGGACGCGAATCGTCGCCGAAGAATCCGATCAGCGGCCGCCGCTGCACCCAGAAATCCCCCCGGTTCACAGTCCCCAGGGAGAAGTCCTTCGAAAAGTAGGTTGTGCCCGCGGTCTCAGGCTTAGCCAGAAACAACTCCCGCTGCTCCCGATCCGGCTCCGCCTTCAGAAATCGCTCCGTCAGATCCGGCGGGCACCGGTAGTCGTGAATCGCCGTATCCCCATCGTCGCTCCGGTTCTGCGGCGTCACCAGCTTCAGCCGTCCGCCCAGTGCCTTCTCCAGCCACGCCGGATACCCGATGTCGTTCCGGTAGCACCGGCTCATCGGACCCGCGAACTGCTTCCGACCCGCGTCCCAATGCGACGCCATATGCAGCCACAACCGGCGCTCCAGCATACTCGCCCGCCGCTTCGCCTCCAGATCCCGGACAAACATCCGGATCCGGGTTAGCGCCGTGAGACTCACCAGCGCGTACGTCGGCGAGTTGTACTCGGCAAAACTGCCCGTCTCATCAATCGCCTGGCACAGCCGCACCATGCGGTCCGTCGCGTACGTCCGCAGTTCCTCGTCGCCCAGCAACTCCGCCGCGGCCTGGGTCACGAACGTGCCCTTCATCGCGATGTTCGTATACGACATCGATACGTTCCGCCGCTTCACCGAATGTGCCGCATGCCGGATTGACGCCCGCACCCGAGCCCGCAGTTCATCGCCCAGCTTGGCTCCATTCCGGAACTCAATCACCAGCAGCAGCGAGCCATTGAAGTCCGCCCAATTCCAATCCGCCGGCGACATCTTGTCCGGCGGCTCTTCCATATACCAGCCCCAGATGCCATACCACTTCGACTCGGGATCCACCACCTGCAGGTTGAGAACGCGGTCCAGAATCTCTTTTGCCCGCTCCACCCGAGCCTTCGCCCCCTCCTCCAGCAGAAACAGCGCGTACGACAGCGAGTCGCGTGTGGGATGCGCCCGGCAGTCGCGCATCTTCGTGTGGTAGCGGTACTCCGGCCCGAGGATGACCGAGATCATCTTGTGTTCGGAGTCGTACTTTTCGTCGGCGATTTGGACAGTCTTGCGGATTAGCTCGCGGTCCCAACTGGCGGGCCAGCCGGCTTCGGACTGAGCGCGGCCGCAGGCGGAGAGCAGAGCAGGGGTGAGGGCAAATTCCCGGCGATTCATGGTGCCGTCACCAGTGTATGTGTTTGGGAGCCCTCCGGCAGAAGTGCGTCCCACAAGCGGCGGAGCTCAACGCAACCGCCGTTCGTCGCAACAGACGGGAGAGCGGACGCCGTCGTCCGCAGTTGGCCCCTTGGCCGGCTCTCCGCTGTACGGAGCCTACCGGTCCCGATCCGCCACCAGATCCGTAGCCGCAAACAGCGCCGTCCGCGCCGGCGACTCGTGGAACGTCTGCAGCAGAGTCCGCGCCTTAGCCGTGAACTCATGAGCTCGCACTCGAGCCCGTTCCACCCCATGATGCCGATCGAGAATTGCGCGGATCTCCTCGAAAGGAACCTTCTCGTAGTTCCCTTCCTTCAGCACAATGGCCACCTTGGCCCGATCCGCCAGACTCGCATCCTGCAGGGCATAGATCAGCGGCAAGGTCACCTTGCCTTCCCTCAGATCGTTGCCCACCGGCTTGCCGAGTATCGACTCGCGCGACGTGAAGTCCAGAATGTCGTCCACCAGTTGGAACGCCATCCCCAAATTCCAGCCGAAGTCGCCCAGCACCGTCTGCTCCGATTCCGAAGCCCCAGCCGCGATGGCGCCGAGCTTGGTGCAGGCCGAAAACAGCGTGGCCGTCTTGCGGTCCATCAGCTCCATCGAATCCGCTTCCGTGATGTCGATCCGGCCGATCCGCTCCAGTTGCAGCAACTCGCCGTCCACCATCTGCTGCGTCAGCGTGATCAGCAGGTCCAGCACTTCAAAACTGCGCATCCGCAAGGCAATCTGGAACGCCTGCATGTACAGCCAATCGCCGGCGAGGACCGAAGTATGGTTCCCCCACAGAACATTTGCTGAGGGTTTGCCGCGCCGCGTCTTCGCGTCGTCGATGATGTCATCGTGCACGAGCGTGGCGGTGTGGATCAACTCCACAACGGCTGCCAGGCGGATGGCCTCGGGCGACGGCTCGCGGAACAACCGGCACGAAACCAGCAACATGATCGGCCGAAGTCGTTTCCCGCCATTGCCTTGCAGATACTGCGCAATCTGCGAGACCGCTTCCACCGAGGCTACCGACTCCAGGCGAAACTCCTGCTCCACCTTCTCGAGATCTTTCGAGACGAGGCTTAGAATTTCACGCGTGGTGAGTGCGAGACCCAGCTTGCCGGTTGCCATCGACTGACTCAAGTTTATCCGTTGCGGCGGCCCACCTGCAAACACAGACGCCGCCAATTCTCCGTTGTTTGTTCCGCCAGGGTCTCAAAAGACACACCGCGCAGCTCCGCAACCCGTTTCGCCGTCTCCACGACATACGCCGGCTCGTTCCGTTTCCCCCGGTAGGGGATCGGCGCCAGATAGGGCGCATCCGTCTCCACCAGAATCCGGTCCGCCGGCACCATCCGCGCCGCCTCATGGATCTCCGTCGCCTTCGGGAACGTCACGATCCCCGAAAAACTCACGTGGAAGCCCAGGTCCAACGCCTGCTGCGCCTCCGCCGGACCACCCGAAAAACAGTGGAAGATCCCACCCAGCTCCACGGCCCAATGCTCGCGGATCAGCGTCACCGTATCCGCCCAGGCCTCCCGGGTATGAATAATGATCGGCTGCCCGGCCGCCCGCGCAATCTCCATCTGCCGCACAAACACCCGTTGCTGCACATCCCTTGGCGAGAAATCGTAGTGGTAGTCGAGCCCAATCTCCCCTACCGCGACACACTTCGGATGCGCGGTCAGCGCGATCAGCGCCGGCCACGTCTCCTCCGTCACCTTCGCGGCTTCATGCGGATGCACCCCGACCGTCGCGTAGATAAACGGATACGCCTCCGCCAGCCGGATGCCCGCCTCCAGATCCGGCGGACCGTCGCCCGTCCCAATCGCCAACATCAGCTCGACCCCTGCCGCCCGCGCACGCTCAATCACAGCGGAGCGGTCCTCCGCGAACCGCTCGCCGTCCAGATGGCAGTGGCTGTCAATCAGGCTCGTCATTACTTCAGGCGCGCGCCCACCGGCACGGACTCCAGGAACGCCGCCAGCACCGGCGACCCGTCTTCCAGCGAAGCGGCCACAATCATGCCATTCGACTCAATGCCCCGCAGCTTCCGCGGAGCCAGGTTCGCCACAATGACCACCTTCCGCCCCACCAACTGCTCCGGCTCGTACGCCTTCGCAATGCCGGCCACGATGGTCCGCGGCTTCTCTTCCGCCACATCCAGCGTCAGGTGCAGCAGCTTATCCGCGCCCTTCACCTTCTCGGCGGTCAGCACCTGCGCCACCCGCAGATCCACCTTCACGAAGTCGTCAATCGTGATCACCGGAGCCAGTGGCGGCACACCCGCCGGCGGCGTCCAACCCGTGGCAGGCGCAGCTTCCACAGCGGCAGCGGGTTCAGCCGCGGCCGGAGCGGCAACCGGCGTAGCCGCAGGCGCGGCCGCCTCCGCCGCCGGAGCGTCCGTCTTCCCTAACAGAACATTGATGCGATCAGCTTCCATATCGTCGATTTCCTGAATTCTGTCGATGGCGGTCTTTGCGTCGATGCGCGGGAAAATTCCCTCCGCCGGCTGGATCTTCTGCCCGGCCGGCAGATCGCCCCATGCCAGCGTCGTCGGATTCGTCGTCGCCAGCTCCGTCGTCATCCCCAACTGGCTCCACAGCTTCTGCGTCGCATCCGGCATCACCGGATGCACCAGCACACAGATGAACCGCAGCGCCTCGGCCACGTTATACAAGGTGGCCGCCAGCAGCGCCCGGCTCTCCGGATCCTGCTTCTTCGCCAGCACCCACGGAGCCCGCTCCACAATGTGCTTATCCAACCGGCTGATCATCGACCACAGATTCTCCAGCGCCCGGTTGAACTCAAAGCGGTTGAACGACTCCAGATACTGGTCGCGCGTCTGCTCCGCCAGGGTATTGAACTCGGCATCGCCGGCGCTCGCCGGAATCTCGCTGTTGAAATACTGCCGGATCATCGTCAGCGTCCGGCTCGCCAGATTGCCTAACCCATTCGCCAGGTCCGCGTTGATCCGCGTAATCAGCACGTCGTAGCTGAAGTTCCCGTCCTGCCCGAACGGAATCTCGCGCAGCAGGAAATACCGCAGCGGATCGGGCCCAATCACTTGCCGCAGCGGCTCCGGCCGCACCACATTCCCTCGCGACTTCGACATCTTGATCGAGTCCTTCAGGATCCACCCATGCGCCAGGATCTTCTTCGGCAGCGGCAGGTCGGCCGCCATCAGGAACGCCGGCCAGTAGATCGCGTGGAACCGCAGGATGTCCTTGCCGATCAGGTGCAGGTCCGCCGGCCACCCGCCTTCGTCCTTCACCGCCGACAGGTAGCTGATCAGGGCATCGAACCACACATAGAAAACGTGGTTCCCGTCCACCGGCACGGGAATGCCCCAGGCGATGTTCGTCCGCGTGATCGACAGATCCCGCAGCCCGCCCTTCACAAACGCCACAATCTCGTTCCGCCGGTAATCCGGCTCCACCCAGTCGGGCTGATCCTCATACAGCTTCAGCAGCCGGTCCT is a genomic window containing:
- a CDS encoding mandelate racemase/muconate lactonizing enzyme family protein codes for the protein MKITSVETVRLRRGLTVHAGPIGWLWVRIHTDEGLIGLGETYPHPASEQAVVLDRLAPRLIGRDPLSIEKIWADLFLEVAYSGWAGAEMRAMSAIDIALWDLAGQAAGQPIYKMLGGPCRDRIRIYNTCYDHYDFLTQPVELARSLAEMGIHAMKIWPFDPIARETGGHWITAEQMRRGLAGFEAIRAELGDSMEVAMEFHGFWNLPCAIQIAQALEPLKPMWLEEMLPQDNMAAYRELALATSLPLCLSERLMTIWQFRELLELRAARVVMPDLAWCGGFTQGRKIAVLAESQYLPVAPHNCGGPVLHWASAHFAAAVPNLRICETVRRHYLDEYKGLMDEELLPRDGWLPLPTGAGLGVRLSEDRLKQSDVEIRRYPD
- a CDS encoding CarD family transcriptional regulator; the protein is MTFQVGEKVVYPNHGVGTIENISSRSFGIQSEKFYLLRLSYNSLTVMVPFSHVDVVGLRKVTKNGEITKVLNYLATGDSKSCHDWKDRFKENSAKMQSGSLLEVAEVLKCLVRLQSAKPLSFREKKMLDRARIMLVTELATSRAMKEPEAAEMLGRALSKSNLKFPEPL
- a CDS encoding TIM barrel protein, yielding MLNRRQFLATSALAGGSVLSGAKSKLRIGVTDWNLRMAGEVGAVATAAQLGFEGVEVSLGRKPVDGKLPLDNAELIAKYVAAAKEQKIALAGTCLDILHVNYLKNDKQGQKWVGDSIPITKKLNARVVLLPFFGKGALETRAEQEYVGDVLKEYAKEAEKAGILLGLEDTISAEDNVRILDRVASKHLKVYYDVGNSTNGGFDVLKEIPWLGASRICQFHLKDKGYLGEGSINFPEVMKRIMALGFTGFANLETSSPSKVIANDMRRNLDFVRKSMG
- a CDS encoding polyprenyl synthetase family protein, which codes for MATGKLGLALTTREILSLVSKDLEKVEQEFRLESVASVEAVSQIAQYLQGNGGKRLRPIMLLVSCRLFREPSPEAIRLAAVVELIHTATLVHDDIIDDAKTRRGKPSANVLWGNHTSVLAGDWLYMQAFQIALRMRSFEVLDLLITLTQQMVDGELLQLERIGRIDITEADSMELMDRKTATLFSACTKLGAIAAGASESEQTVLGDFGWNLGMAFQLVDDILDFTSRESILGKPVGNDLREGKVTLPLIYALQDASLADRAKVAIVLKEGNYEKVPFEEIRAILDRHHGVERARVRAHEFTAKARTLLQTFHESPARTALFAATDLVADRDR
- a CDS encoding TatD family hydrolase, which produces MTSLIDSHCHLDGERFAEDRSAVIERARAAGVELMLAIGTGDGPPDLEAGIRLAEAYPFIYATVGVHPHEAAKVTEETWPALIALTAHPKCVAVGEIGLDYHYDFSPRDVQQRVFVRQMEIARAAGQPIIIHTREAWADTVTLIREHWAVELGGIFHCFSGGPAEAQQALDLGFHVSFSGIVTFPKATEIHEAARMVPADRILVETDAPYLAPIPYRGKRNEPAYVVETAKRVAELRGVSFETLAEQTTENWRRLCLQVGRRNG
- the metG gene encoding methionine--tRNA ligase, translated to MSGKYYLTTPIYYVNSAPHLGTTYATMAADTIRRYQGMLGKETLLVTGSDEHSQNVERAARKKGLSPFDFSTELSNEFKAQWDKFEIPYRFIRTSDPQHQKTVQWLFERCRANGYIYPSTYTGQYCVNDELYVNDAQPGDPCPDCGRPTETVTEENYFFKLSAFQDRLLKLYEDQPDWVEPDYRRNEIVAFVKGGLRDLSITRTNIAWGIPVPVDGNHVFYVWFDALISYLSAVKDEGGWPADLHLIGKDILRFHAIYWPAFLMAADLPLPKKILAHGWILKDSIKMSKSRGNVVRPEPLRQVIGPDPLRYFLLREIPFGQDGNFSYDVLITRINADLANGLGNLASRTLTMIRQYFNSEIPASAGDAEFNTLAEQTRDQYLESFNRFEFNRALENLWSMISRLDKHIVERAPWVLAKKQDPESRALLAATLYNVAEALRFICVLVHPVMPDATQKLWSQLGMTTELATTNPTTLAWGDLPAGQKIQPAEGIFPRIDAKTAIDRIQEIDDMEADRINVLLGKTDAPAAEAAAPAATPVAAPAAAEPAAAVEAAPATGWTPPAGVPPLAPVITIDDFVKVDLRVAQVLTAEKVKGADKLLHLTLDVAEEKPRTIVAGIAKAYEPEQLVGRKVVIVANLAPRKLRGIESNGMIVAASLEDGSPVLAAFLESVPVGARLK